One Pomacea canaliculata isolate SZHN2017 linkage group LG9, ASM307304v1, whole genome shotgun sequence DNA segment encodes these proteins:
- the LOC112571632 gene encoding uncharacterized protein LOC112571632, whose protein sequence is MFVVTFSISYRQMQDALQCMRSGANHLAARGSDSVACCMEGVLGMMHDRCEEGVAGKEGPPSPGKMPLTYFAWLVYAAFLSIRVVLIYKNFAHTLQEDTFLGPSTLQVTVAAAGAVFLVFLLAHHDAAPESRRRHRIDVLTWSVLLDVVDAVDLLGVFLDTAARDNMAEWVEWTIMSIVCLNFVLPTVLLMVLSKTHFGARPLSKHLQTLHRLLVLLGVNGPLLAARLFLWQHLHLPISTFAIKNVGVPFLMLYSIYDYAHHQRLQAGLHEVQEMIS, encoded by the exons ATGTTCGTCGTCACATTCTCCATCTCGTACCGCCAGATGCAGGACGCCCTCCAGTGCATGCGGAGCGGCGCCAACCACCTGGCGGCCAGGGGCAGCGACTCCGTGGCCTGCTGCATGGAGGGGGTGCTGGGCATGATGCACGACAGGTGCGAGGAGGGGGTGGCCGGCAAGGAGGGGCCCCCGTCCCCCGGGAAGATGCCCTTGACCTACTTCGCCTGGCTGGTGTACGCAGCCTTCCTCAGCATCCGGGTCGTGCTCATCTACAAGAACTTCGCGCACACGCTACAAGAGGACACCTTTCTCGGCCCCAGCACCTTACAG GTGACAGTAGCAGCTGCAGGTGCAGTGTTCCTCGTCTTCCTGTTGGCTCATCATGATGCTGCCCCCGAGTCCAGGCGGCGACATCGCATTGACGTGCTGACGTGGTCCGTGCTGCTGGACGTTGTGGACGCCGTGGACCTGCTGGGCGTCTTCCTGGACACCGCGGCCCGAGACAACATGGCGGAGTGGGTAGAATGGACAATCATGAGCATCGTCTGCCTTAACTTCGTCCTCCCAACAGTTCTGCTCATGGTGCTCAGCAAAACACACTTCGGGGCGCGCCCACTATCCAAG CATCTACAGACACTGCATCGGCTGCTGGTGCTGTTGGGAGTGAACGGTCCTCTGCTGGCGGCCCGTCTGTTCCTGTGGCAGCACTTACACCTGCCCATCTCCACCTTCGCCATCAAGAACGTGGGCGTGCCCTTCCTGATGCTGTACTCCATCTACGACTACGCTCACCACCAGCGCCTGCAGGCTGGCCTGCACGAGGTCCAGGAGATGATCAGCTGa